The genomic interval GTGAGCCAGTGGCGACGGCCGCAGATGCGGCGCCTGTAAGGCGCCGAGATGGATATTTGGACAAAGAAGAAAGGGCCGTCCGCTGGGGCGGCCTTTTTCATGCCGGACAAGGAGGCGATATGGCGTTTCGATTGTTTTCGCGGGAGGAAAAGGCCGCTCCTGCGCCAGAAAAGAAGGCCAGCGCCACGGGGCGCGTGGTGGCCTTTGCCAGCGGCGGGCGGGCGGTCTGGTCCGCGCGCGATACCGGGTCGCTGATCCGGGGGGGCTTTGTCGGCAATCCGGTCGGGTTCCGGTCGGTGCGGCTGATTGCCGAAGCCGCCGCGGCGGTGCCGCTGATCTGCGAGGATCGGGCGCAGCGCTATGAGACGCATCCGGTGCTGGATCTGCTGCGGCGACCCAATCCGGGGCAGGGTCGGGCCGAGCTGTTAGAATCGCTGTTCGGGCAGATGCTGCTGTCCGGGAATGGCTATCTGGAGGCGGCCGGGCTGGGCGGATCGGGACTGCCGGAGGAGCTGCATGTGCTGCGATCGGACCGGATGAGCATCGTGCCCGGCGCCGATGGCTGGCCGGTGGCCTTCGATTATGCCGTGGGCGGGCGCAAGCATCGCTTTGACATGACCGGCAGTCCCGATCCGATCTGCCATATCAAGAGCTTTCATCCGCAGGATGATCATTATGGCCTGTCGCCCATGCAGGCCGCGGCGGTCGCGGTTGATGTTCATAACAGCGCCTCGACCTGGTCCAAGGCGCTGCTGGACAATGCGGCGCGGCCCAGTGGCGCCATCGTCTACAAGGGCGTGGATGGGCATGGCACGCTGAGCCCGGAACAATATGACCGGCTGGTCGGCGAGATCGAGATGAACCATCAGGGCGCACGCAATGCCGGGCGGCCGATGCTGCTGGAAGGCGGTCTGGACTGGAAGCAGATGGGGTTCAGCCCCTCGGACATGGAGTTCCACGAGACCAAGATGGCCGCCGCGCGCGAGATTGCGCTGGCCTTTGGTGTGCCGCCGATGCTGCTGGGGCTGCCCGGGGATGCGACCTATGCCAATTATGCCGAGGCGCATCGGGCGTTTTACCGGCTGACGGTGCTGCCGCTGGCGACGCGGGTGGCGGCCTCGGTCGCGTGGTGGCTGTCCGAGCATCTGGGCGAAGAGGTCGATCTGCGGCCCGATCCCGATCGCATCCCGGCCCTGGCCGAAGAACGTGACCAGCAGTGGAAGCGGATCGGCGAGGCATCCTTCCTGAGTGATGCGGAAAAGCGCGCCCTGTTGGGCCTGCCGCCGCTGGCCGGGGGCTAGGCCGATGGAGGGGTCACGCTTCGTCAAGGAAAGCCCGGTCTGGCACGATCAGCGGTTCGAGGCGCAGGAACGGATCATGGCGCTGCAATTCGGCACCATGGAAAAGCGGCTGGAGCGGATCGAGGCGCTGATCGAGGGCCTGGAGCGGCGCCTGTGGATGACGGTTTACGGCGTGGTGGCCGTGATCCTGACGCAGGCGGTGCAGGGAATTTTGGAATTCGCGCCGAAAGGGGGGTGACAGAGATGGTTCCGGGTTTGGAAGTGAAATTTGCAGGCGGGGCGCCGGTGCTGACGGAAGGCCATGTGATCGAGGGCTATGCCAGCCTGTTCGGCCTGACCGATCAGGGCGGGGATGCGGTGCGACCGGGGGCCTTTGCGGCCAGTCTGGCGCGGCTGCAGGCCAAGGGCGACAAGGTGCGGATGCTGTGGCAGCACGATCCGGCCAAGCCCATCGGCGTCTGGGACGAGATCCGCGAGGATCAGAAGGGTCTGTGGGTCAAGGGGCGTCTGCTGCCCGATGTGGCGCAGGCGCGCGAGGCGGCGGCGCTGATCCAGGCGGGGGCGATTGACGGGCTGTCCATCGGTTATCGCACCTTGCGCGCTGAAAAGGATCAGTGCGGGCGGCGCATCCTGACCGAGGTCGAGCTGTGGGAAGTGTCGCTGGTGACCTTTCCGATGCTGCCCGAGGCCAAGGTGGGCCGCAAGGAGGCCGAGGATCTGCGGCAGGTGGCGGCGCTGCTGCGCGCGGCGACCGAGGCGCTGCGTACTGAGTAGGGTTCGGACTGCGTGGTGACGCGCAGTCCAGAGGGTTCGGATCGTCGCGGCGGCGATCCGGAAAACAGGGGCGGGTCGGCCCCGATCATCGCGATGAGGAGAAGACCATGACCGAGGTGAAGGCCGCGGGCGGCAGCGACATGGCTGCCGATCTGAACGGAGCCATGAAAGGGTTCGTAAATGAACTCAAAGGTTTCCGCGAAGACATTCAGAAAAAGATGCAATCACAGGAAGAGCGCATGAACATGATCGATCGTAAAACCGCCATTCGTGGCCGCACCCCTCTGTCGACCGTTGCAGAGGTTGAACTGCCCCATCAGAAGGCGTTCAACGCCTATCTGCGCAGCGGTGACGATGACGGGCTGCGTGGTCTGGTGATCGAGGAGAAGGGCCTGACCGTGGCCAGCGATGGCGGTTTCCTGGCGGCGCCTCAGGTCGCCGAGACGGTGCAGAATGTGCTGCGCAACGGTGCCTCGCTGCGTCAGCTGGCCAATGTGGTGACGGTGGAATCCTCGTCCTACGAGGTGCTGGTCGACAAGGGCGACATGGGCGCGGGCTGGGCAGATGAGGCGGCCTCGACCGAAACCGCGCCGGGCGGGATCGAGCGGATCTCGATCCCGGTGCACGAATTGTCGGCCATGCCCAAGGCCAGCCAGCGACTGCTGGATGATGCGGCCTTCGACGTCGAAGCCTGGCTGGCCGAGCGGATCGCGGACAAGTTCGCCCGTTCGGAAGCGGCGGCCTTTATCACCGGCGATGGCGGCTCGAAGCCGCGCGGGATCCTGTCCTATCCGGTCGCGCTGAATGCCGAGGCGGGCGAGGGGCAGATCGGCAGCGTCAACACCGGCGAGCTGGGCGATTTCAGCCCGACGGCCCCGGCTGATGCGCTGATCGATCTGATCTATGCGCTGGCGGCGGAATACCGGGCGAATGCGCAATTCCTGATGAATTCGAAAACCGCCGCCGCGATCCGCAAGATGAAGGATGCCGATGGCCGCTTCCTGTGGACCGATGCTCTGGCTGCCGGTCAGGCACCGCAGCTGCTGGGCTATCCGGTGCTGATCAGCGAGGACATGCCCGATATGGATGTGGAATCGCTGTCGGTCGCATTTGGTGATTTCCGCGCCGCCTATACCATCGTCGAGCGTCCCGATCTGCGCGTGCTGCGCGATCCCTTCAGCGCCAAGCCGCATGTGCTGTTCTATGCGACCAAGCGTGTCGGTGGCGGTGTGACCGACTTCCGTGCCGTCAAGCTGCTGAAATTCGCCTGATCCTGACGGGATAGGGTGAAGGAAAGGACCACGTCTGCGCCGGCCATCCTGGCTTTAGCAACTGTCCGCGCGTGCTCATGGCTGGCGCGGTGGCGTGGTCCTTTTTCCTGCAGGCAATGACAGGGCCTGTCACGGGCCGGTTTTGATGTGACCAGGCGGACGGCAGGACGGGAGGTTCGCGATATGATGCTGATAGAGGAAACGGCGCCTGCGGCAGAGGCGCTGCCGGTTGCCGCGTTGCGCGCGCATTTGCGGCTGGGATCTGGGTTCCAGATTGCCGATGACAATGCCGAGACGCTGGCGCTGACCGGGTTTCTGCGCGCGGCCATTGCGGCAATCGAGGCGCGCACGGGCAAGGTGCTGCTGACACGCCGGTTCCGGATGCAACTGGATGACTGGCGTGACCGGCTGGGTCAGACTTTGCCGCTGGCGCCGGTGCAGTCGGTCGATGGGATCTCGATCGACGATGGCGGCGGCACGGTCACGACGCTGTCGCCGGACAGCTGGCGGCTGCTGCCCGATGGGCAGCGCCCGATGATCCTGCCGACCGGGATCATCCTGCCGCATGTGCCGCGCCGGGGATTGGTGAATATCACCTTCACGGCAGGCTTCGGGGAAAGCTGGGATCAGGTGCCCGCAGATCTGGCGCAGGCGGTGCTGCTGCTGGCGACGCGATATTACGAGGATCGCAGTCTTGAGGGCAGCCGCGCTGCCATGCCCTTCGGGGTCAGCGCGCTGATCGAGCGCTGGCGGCAGGTTCGCACCCTGGCCGGGCGCGGCAATCGGGAGGCGCGGTGATGGCGGCGCCGCGATTGAATATCGAACTTGGGCTGGAGGCGGCTGAACGAGAGGGCGACGGCCTGGGCGGTTATCGCCTGGTCTGGCGTCAGCTGGGGAAGCTCTGGGCCGAGATGAGGGCGGGTTCGGGTCGCGAGCGTTTCGGTCAGGTCGGGGCCGAAAGTGTCGTGCCCTGGAAGGTGACCGTGCGCGGCGCGCCGTTGGGCGATCCGCGACGGCCCGCCGCCGGGCAACGCTTTCGCCGCGGCGATCGGCTTTTCCGGATCGAGGCAGTGGCAGAAGGGGGTCCGGACGGGCGCTGGCTGGTCTGTCACGCAAGAGAAGAGGAACTGGCATGAGCTATGCGGCAGGTCTGGCGCTGCAGGCGGCGGTCTATCAGGAACTGCGCGCCGATGCGGCTTTGACCGATCTGGTCGGCGACGCGATCTTTGACGCGATGCCCGCAGAGGCGCCAAGCGGCGTCTATGTCTCTTTGGGGCCCGAGGAAGTGCGCGACGCGGGGGATGTGACGGCGGGGGGATCGCAGCATGATTTCATCGTCTCTGTCCTGTCGGGCACGGATGAAAGCGCGGGCTTTGCGGCTGTCAAGGAAGCGGCCGTCGCAGTGTCCGAGGCGCTTGAGCGGCAAACGCTGCCGCTGGCGAAGGGGCAGTTGAGTGGAATCTGGTTCCTGCGCGCCAAGGCGCGCCGGGTGGAAAACGGGGCGGCGCGTCGGATCGATCTGACCTTCCGCGCCCGCATTGATCTGGGCTGAGGAGAGTGAACATGGCTGTGCAGAATGGACGTGATCTGCTGATCAAGATGGATATGACTGGGGATGGCGCCTTTGAAACCATCGCCGGGCTGCGTGCGACGCGGCTGTCGTTCAATGCCGAGACGGTGGATGTCACTAGCCTTGAAAGCGAAGGCGGCTGGCGCGAATTGCTGGGTGGGGCGGGGGTGCGCAGCGCCTCGATCTCTGGTTCGGGGGTGTTTCGCGATGCCGATACCGACAGTCGCGCCCGACAGATCTTTTTCGACGCCGAGGTGCCGCGCTTTCAGGTGATCATCCCAGATTTCGGCACTGTCGAAGGTCCGTTTCTGGTCTCGGCGCTGGAATATTCCGGCAGCTATAATGGCGAGGCGACCTATGAAATGACCATGGCCTCGGCCGGGGCGCTGACCTTCGTGGCGCTGTGATGGTCAATCCGATGCGGGGCGAGGTCGAGATCGTGCTGGACGGCGCGGCACATGTGGCGCGTCTGACACTGGGCGCGCTGGCCGAGCTGGAGCAGGATCTGGGCGCGGAAAGCCTGCTGGCGCTGGCCGAGCGGTTCGAGTCAGGCCGCTTCAGCAGTCGCGACGTGCTGGCGGTTCTGGTCGCCGGGCTTCGCGGCGGCGGCTGGCGCGGGCGTGTCGAGGATCTGCTGAGCGTCGAGATCGAGGGCGGACCGGTGGTTGCCGGGCGGCTGGCGGCCGAATTGCTGGCCCGCGCCTTCCGGATCGAGGCATGAGCCAGTCGGGCGGTCTGGACTGGCCCGGTCTGATGCGGGCCGGGATGCGCGGGTTGGGCCTGGCGCCGGACCAGTTCTGGGCGCTGACTCCGGCGGAACTGGCGCTGATGCTGGGGGTCGAACAGGGCACGGGGGCAATGACGCGCAGCCGCCTTGCCGATCTGGCCGCCCGCTTTCCCGATGGGGGCGCGGGCGCCGAAGACGAAATCATCTGAACAGGGGCAATCATCATGGCCAACAAGGACGGGTTCGGCGCTTCGCTGGACCAGCTGGATGAGGGATTCGGCCAGACCAGCCGGATGACGGCAGAGTTCGAGGCGGAACTGGCGCGGCTGCGGCAGTCCATGACCTATACCGCACGTGAGGTCGGAACGCTGAACCGGGGCATCGAATCCGGTCTGCGCCGGGCATTTGACGATCTGATTTTCGACGGGGCGAAACTGTCGGATGCGCTGAAGGGGATCGGGAGGTCGATCGCGGATACGGTCTATTCCATTGCGATGAAGCCGGTGGAAAGCGCGCTGGCCGGGACCATCGGCAACAGCCTGACCGGCATGGTGTCCGGCGCCTTGCCCTTTGCCAATGGCGGCGCCTTTGTGCAGGGCCGCGTGATGCCCTTTGCCAAGGGCGGTGTTGTCAGCCAGCCCACGCATTTCCCGATGCGCGGTGCCACGGGTCTGATGGGCGAGGCCGGACCAGAGGCGATCATGCCTTTGCGGCGTGGCGCGGATGGCCGTCTGGGCGTCGCGGCCGCGTCGGGGAACAGCCGTCCGGTCAATGTCACGGTCAATGTCTCGACCCCCGATGTGGCGGGCTTTCAGCGCAGCCAGTCGCAGATCGCCGCACAGCTTGGCCGGGTGCTGGCGCGCGGCAACAGAAACAGCTGATCGGAGGGCAAGATGGCATTTCATGAGGTTCGTTTCCCCACCAACCTGTCATTCGGCGCCATTGGCGGTCCGGAACGGCGCACCGAAATCGTGACGCTGGCCAGCGGGTTCGAGGAGCGCAACACCCCCTGGGCCCATGCGCGGCGTCACTATGATGCCGGTATGGGGTTGCGCTCATTGGACGATCTGGCGGCGCTGATTGCCTTTTTCGAGGCCCGCGCCGGTCAGTTGCACGGCTTTCGCTGGAAGGATTGGGCGGATTACAAAAGCGGCCTGCCCTCGGCCCCCGTGGCCTTTGACGATCAGGAGATCGCAAAGGGGGATGGCCAGACCGTCGCCTTTCAGATCGTCAAGAATTACGTCTCGGGCGCGTTCAGCTATGCCCGACCCATCGTCAAGATCGTCAAGGATACCGTCCGCGCGGGCGCAGGCGGGGTCGAGATGTTCCCGGGCGCGCATTTCCAGGTGGATCACCTGACCGGGACGATCACCTTCAAGGATCCGCCGCCCGTGGGCGCCGAGATCACGGCAGGGTTCGAATTCGACGTGCCGGTGCGGTTCGACATGGATCGGATCGCGGTCTCGGTCGCCTCTTTCCAGTCGGGCGAGGTGCCGCAGATCCCGGTGGTGGAGGTGCGGCTATGACGACGACGACCTGGGCACGTGCCTGGATGATCCGGCGCAAGGATGGGCTGGTTCTGGGCTTTACCGATCACGATGCGGCGCTGAATTTCGAAGGCATTCGCTTTCGCCCGGATCACGGCATGTCGGCGCGCGCGCTGGTGCAGGGATCCGGCCTGTCGGTCGACAATTCCGAGGCCGCCGGCGCCCTGTCGGATGACGCGATCAGCGAACGTGACATTCTGGCCGGTCGCTGGGACGCCGCAGAGCTGAAGATGTGGGAGGTTGACTGGTCCGATACCGGCAAGCGCCGCCTGACCTTCGCCGGGTCGCTGGGCGAGGTGTCGCGTGCGAATGGCGAATTCCGCGCCGAATTGCGTGGTCTGGCCGAGCCGCTGAACAGCGCGCGTGGCCGGGTCTTTCATCCGCGCTGTTCGGCGCGGCTTGGCGATGGCTGCTGCAAGCTGGATCTTGTGGCTGGCGGTTTCCAGACCGAGATTGTCGTCGAGGGTCTGGAGGATGGCCGTATCTTCCGCTTCTCGCAATTTCCCGATGCCGCGCCACGCTGGTTCGAGGGCGGGGTCCTGCGGGTGCTGAGCGGCGAGGCAGCGGATCTGCAGGGCAAGATCAAGAATGACGTTACGCTGAAAGGCGGCGGGCGCGAGATCGAGCTGTGGCAGTCGCTGGGCCTGTCGCCGCAGCCCTCGGATCGTTTGCGGCTGGTTGCGGGATGCGACAAACGCGCGGCCACCTGCCGGCAGAAATTCAACAATATGCTGAATTTCAGGGGCTTTCCGCATCTGCCCAGCGAAGACTGGCTGCTGGCGCCGCAGGTGGGGTCACGCAATGGATAAGGATGTGGTCGAATTGGCGCGCGGCTGGATCGGCACGCCCTATCAGCATCAGGCCAGTCTTCGCGGCGTGGCCGCCGACTGTCTGGGGCTGATCCGTGGGCTGTGGCGCGACCTTTATGGTGCAGAGCCTGAAATCGCGCCCGCCTATAGCCCGGATTGGGGAGAGGTCGGTCGGACCGAGGTTCTGATGCAGGCCGCCGTGCGGCATCTGCTGCCCTTGCCCGCGGATGCCGATCTGGAGCCGGGGCAGGTGCTGCTGTTTCGGATGCGGCAGGGGGCGATTGCCAAGCATCTGGGCGTGATATCGCAGGTTGGTGATCTGCCGCGTTTCATCCACGCCTATAACGGTCATGGCGTGATCGACAGCCCGCTGACAATGCCCTGGCGCAACCGGATCGCTGCCCGGTTCCGCTTTCCCTGACATGTTGAAGGAAGGAGGCCAAGATGGCCACAATCGTTCTGTCTGCCGTGGGCGCATCCATCGGCGGTGGCTTCGGTGGCGCGTTTCTGGGCCTGTCGGGTGCTGTCATCGGTCGCGCCGTCGGAGCGACGATCGGCAATGCGATTGACCAGCGACTGCTGGGCGGCGGCTCGAAGGCGGTCGAGACGGGTCGCATCGACCGGCTGCGCCTGCAAACGGCGGGCGAGGGGGCGCCGATCCCGCGTTTGTGGGGGCAGATGCGGATTCCCGGGCATGTCATCTGGGCCTCACCGCTGGAAGAGATTGCACGATCCGAGGATGCAGGCGGGGGCAAGGGATCGCCCAAGACCCGCGTGACCCAGATCAGCTATCGGCTGTCCGTGGCAATGGCCCTGTGCGAGGGGCGCATTCTGGGTGTCGGTCGCGTCTGGGCCGATGGCGAGGAAATCGCGCCCGCCGATCTGAATATGCGCGTCTATAATGGCGGCGAGCGTCAGCTGCCCGATCCCGCCATCGCCGCGCATGAGGGCGAGGCAGCGCCCGCCTATCGCGGGCTGGCCTATGTCGTGCTGGAGGATCTGAACCTTGAGCCATGGGGCAATCGCATGCCTCAGCTGACCTTCGAGGTGACCTGCCCGGCACAGGACGGGTCCGGTCTGTGCAAAGAGGTTCGTGCCGTCGCGCTGATCCCCGGGACGGGGGAATATTCGCTGGCGACGACCCCGGTGACGCAGGATCTGGGTCTGGGCGAGATGCGGTCCATCAATGTGAACACGCCGATGGGCGGGACCGATTTTACCGCCTCGATGACGACGCTTGGGCGTGAACTGCCCAATGTCGGCTCGGTTTCGCTGGTGGTGTCCTGGTTTGGCAACGATCTGCGGATCAACCATTGCGCGGTCAAGCCCAAGATCGAAAACAGCGATGGCGAGGGCAGCGAGATGGCCTGGCGCGCGGGTGGGATCGATCGCGGTGCCGCCGAGCGGGTGGCGCGGGTGAATGATCGTCCGATCTATGGCGGCACGCCCTCGGACCAGTCGGTGATCGAGGCGCTGCGCGCAATTGCGGGCTCCGGCAAGAAGGCGGTGTTCTATCCCTTCATCCTGATGGATCAGCTTGCCGGGAACGGGTTGCCCGATCCCTATGGCGGCACCGGCCAGCCCGTCATGCCCTGGCGCGGACGGGTGACGACCTCGGTTGCGCCGGGCCGGGATGGAACGACCGATGGCACCCCGGATGCGGTTGCCGAGGTCGAGGCTTTCTTTGGCAGCGCCAAGGCCAGCGATTTTTCCATCGATGGCGACAAGGTCGGCTATCATGGCCCGGAGGAATGGTCCTATCGCCGGTTCATCCTGCATTACGCGCATCTGTGCAAAGCGGCAGGCGGTGTCGATGCCTTCCTGATCGGCACCGAGATGGTTGCGATGACGCAGATCCGTGGACCGAATAACAGCTATCCTGCGGTCGCGCGGCTGATCCGGCTGGCGCAGGATGTCCGCGCCATCCTGGGGGCAGGCGTCAAGATCAGCTATGCCGCCGACTGGTCGGAATATTTCGGTCACCATCCGGGCGATGGCAGGTTGTTCTTTCATCTCGACCCGCTCTGGGCGCATCCCGATATCGATTTCATCGGCATCGACAACTACATGCCCCTGTCGGATTGGCGCGATGGCGAGGATCACAAGGACGCGCATTGGGGCCGGATCGACAATCAGGACTATCTGCAGGCCAATGTCTGCGGCGGCGAGGGTTTTGACTGGTACTACGCCAGCAAGGCCGACCGCGATGCGCAGCGCCGCAGCCCGATCACCGATGGCGATTATGATGAGGCCTGGGTCTGGCGCTACAAGGATCTGAAAAGCTGGTGGCAGAACCTGCATTATAACCGCCCGAACGGGCAGAGGTCGCGTCAGGCGACGGATTGGGTGCCGGGATCGAAGCCCTTCTGGTTCACCGAATATGGCTGCGCCTCGTTGGACAAGGCGACGAACCAGCCCAACAAGTTTCTGGACGCGATGAGTTCGGAAAGCACGCTGCCCTGGTACTCCAATGCGCAGCGCGATGATGCGATCCAGTCGGCCTATGTGCAGGCGGCGACCTCTTACTGGGCGAAGCCCGCTAATAACCCGGCGATGGAGGGCGGCGGCCGGATGGTCGATCTGTCGCGCGCCCATATCTGGTGTTGGGACGCGCGGCCTTTCCCGGCCTTTCCGGGGCGCGGCGATCTGTGGTCGGACGGTCCCGCATGGGAGCGCGGGCATTGGCTGAACGGGCGTGCCGGTGCCGTGCGGCTCAGCGCGGTGGTGGGCGATATCTGCCGCGAGGCCGGTGTGACCGCCTTTGACGCCCGCGAATTATCCGGTGTCGTGCGCGGCTATCACATCGGCGGAGGAGAGACGGCGCGTGCGGCCCTTCAGCCGCTGATGCTGGCGCATGGTTTCGATGTGGTCGAGCGGGATGGTCAGCTTCAATTCCTGCCCCGGGATGGCCGCGTCATGGCTGAACTGGGACCAGAGGATCTGGCCATCGCCGAAGAGGTCCGGGATTTCGAGACGGCCCGCGCGGCAGAGCCCGAAACGCATGGCTATCTGCGGCTGACCCATGTCGAGGCCGGGGCGGATTACGGCGTCGCCACCGCCGAAACCAGCCTGCCGGATGCGGATCAGGAGACGGTGACGAACAGCGAGTTTCCGATGCTGCTGACCCGCGATGAAGGCCAT from Paracoccus fistulariae carries:
- a CDS encoding baseplate multidomain protein megatron; the encoded protein is MATIVLSAVGASIGGGFGGAFLGLSGAVIGRAVGATIGNAIDQRLLGGGSKAVETGRIDRLRLQTAGEGAPIPRLWGQMRIPGHVIWASPLEEIARSEDAGGGKGSPKTRVTQISYRLSVAMALCEGRILGVGRVWADGEEIAPADLNMRVYNGGERQLPDPAIAAHEGEAAPAYRGLAYVVLEDLNLEPWGNRMPQLTFEVTCPAQDGSGLCKEVRAVALIPGTGEYSLATTPVTQDLGLGEMRSINVNTPMGGTDFTASMTTLGRELPNVGSVSLVVSWFGNDLRINHCAVKPKIENSDGEGSEMAWRAGGIDRGAAERVARVNDRPIYGGTPSDQSVIEALRAIAGSGKKAVFYPFILMDQLAGNGLPDPYGGTGQPVMPWRGRVTTSVAPGRDGTTDGTPDAVAEVEAFFGSAKASDFSIDGDKVGYHGPEEWSYRRFILHYAHLCKAAGGVDAFLIGTEMVAMTQIRGPNNSYPAVARLIRLAQDVRAILGAGVKISYAADWSEYFGHHPGDGRLFFHLDPLWAHPDIDFIGIDNYMPLSDWRDGEDHKDAHWGRIDNQDYLQANVCGGEGFDWYYASKADRDAQRRSPITDGDYDEAWVWRYKDLKSWWQNLHYNRPNGQRSRQATDWVPGSKPFWFTEYGCASLDKATNQPNKFLDAMSSESTLPWYSNAQRDDAIQSAYVQAATSYWAKPANNPAMEGGGRMVDLSRAHIWCWDARPFPAFPGRGDLWSDGPAWERGHWLNGRAGAVRLSAVVGDICREAGVTAFDARELSGVVRGYHIGGGETARAALQPLMLAHGFDVVERDGQLQFLPRDGRVMAELGPEDLAIAEEVRDFETARAAEPETHGYLRLTHVEAGADYGVATAETSLPDADQETVTNSEFPMLLTRDEGHAIAERWLAEAVVSRDTARFALPPSLADLGPGDVVRMRHGTAPAKRWRIDRVERAGAITVDAVRVEPGVYRPALTVTPERPVRRYVPPMPVLPLFMDLPLLRGDERPHAPYLAVAAKPWPGSVAAYASVDEEGGYDLNALLTQRSYIGRTETDLVRASPALIDRGARLRLRLKDASLRSVTSKALLAGGNIIAIGDGSLENWEIVQFTKAEPVARNIWQISELLRGQAGTDGIMPDIWPAGSHVVLLDGGPRQVKLPPNARGQERFWRIGPANRPPDDASYRARVTEARGIGLRPYAPCHLRAKGNLISWVRRSRVDGDSWDGSEIPLGEASETYRLRIIKGGTVLHQVDLDQPFYSVPAEIWASATTGGPCTVAVAQLSDRFGPGPFVRRKFDDQ